The Nomia melanderi isolate GNS246 chromosome 3, iyNomMela1, whole genome shotgun sequence genomic interval aaatttatttttattatagaagaTTTGAAAATCGAAGGTTACAATGGTTTGAGTATTTCATTAGTCAGCCATTTTTACGGCTTTCTCATTCTTCGtaagtttctttcgttttcgattttattataattatattccgGATTTCAGGTATTTCTCTTGCGTGGACGACGATAATCGCTCACAATTATTTCCACATGAGGGACAATTTTAGGATGTACTACTTCGATCTGTGTGGAATGTCATCTAAGGAATGGCGCATAACGCACGCCATGAGCCATCATACTTATCCTAACACTGTTTGGGATTACGAGATTTACATAGTCGAGCCATTAATCCAGTGGCTTCCAGATAAAGAGAAGAGCACGATTAAAAGTTTCATTAGCCAAATTCTGAGCCCTGCAATttggacaatatttttcatcggtcaattaattaaaaggtaGATTTACAGTCGATAAACATCCTTCTTGAACAATGgcaaaaagaaattttgtttcacGTATTAACATCACTGCTTTATCTATGATTAAATCAAATATTGGATCAACTATTAGATCTGGAATAGAATATACTTGGAATAGATACTCATAAGTATAATGATATACCCTCTATAAAAAGTATAGGAAACAATTCTGATAATATAAATTCGGATCTATCAgcttttattcaattaatgtgAAGAAGGAAtgtcttattaatttttattacggTTTTCTCGATACATTTTTTCTTGCATAGGCAAATTTGTATACGAGAAGaagtttttattcaattaatatgaAGAaggaatttcttattaatttttattaacgttttctcAATCAATTTTTTCTTCCATAGGAAAATTTTTATAGAAGaagtttttattcaattaatatgaaagagaaatttctttactttattttctttactTGCTCGTATAAACGTCCACGATCTAATggcaataaaattgtttatttcagaTACTACTCTGCGTATTATGAATTCAAAACATTTGACCTCCGTGACGTTGTACCATTCGTACTGCCCGTATTAATGTCTTCCGTCGCGCCGAGCATTCTCGTTGCTGTGAAGTACTGGTTACTGATCCTTGTCGTAAGCAGCTTTGTATTCTCCATGATTGGCTTCAACGCAGCACATCACCATCCGGACATCTTCCACGACGGTGACATATACAGGTTTGTTCTTTCTGCAATCttgtaatatttcatacttAAGTCTAGAACTACGTAAcattcaaaatgactggtttcgattcttttgtttcgcaattattcatcCCTTAAAAGCAGtgaacatttgaaataatttcgaaaataaatagtttcacttgaattctataacaaatatcgaaagaaactgaaaataatctgttgttacaatttttacaggggTTACATCTCAATCAtattaatttcacttgaatactataattaatacatgaggaaactaaaaataatccattgttacagtttctatatggattacatatcaattgtattaaatgctcggtagttctagtgttaattaacagtGAAAACGGGCACTTTTTACAAGCcttattagtaattaataacgccaacaattattatttaataagtaaaaatctgtaattttttcattgataataacgtttttattattcaagaaggttttgttaaaattaatccctttagtttgatattgttcaaAACATTAAGTATCCGTTAAATTTGAAACATCTTTGGCTTTTCTCtagatttaattttgaaaagaacTGTAATTCTGTTTAGGGATGATCTTGACTGGGGCTTGCTCGAGCTGGACGCTGTCAGGGAACGAAAAGTGGTCGATGATTCCGATTTCCTTGTACTGACTAACTTCGGGCAGCACGCTCTGCATCATTTACTGCCGACCGTGGACCACTCTTATTTGCCTCTGTGTATAGACGCCTTCCAAAAAACGTGCAAAGAGTTTGGCATCAGCACCGAGAAATATACACAATGGGAACTCGTAAAGGGCCAGTTCAGACAGCTAATGCGCAAAGAGCAAAAGAAGAACCACAGATAAAAGAAAAGTAGAACGCGCAGCTGATGTTCTCTGCTTCTCCACGTTCTCAGTTTTAAAGACTGAAGTAGTTTCTCTAATGAATCGTACAGAATCCCACGATTCATTagagatatttttaagaaaatcttAATCGACAGTTGAA includes:
- the Cyt-b5-r gene encoding cytochrome b5-related; this translates as MAKTESTVPGLQPLPGRNKAFKTPYAFLEGRRQIDGAEGLWRIGNNLYDLETFEKHHPGGKEWISLTKGTDITELFEAHHLTEKPSRILPKYFIKEAVSSRSVPLTFKPNGFYYTFKKRALEALKNVDFHRPSKKSNAIADLMVTLTIAISLAAVFMQSRVIVAAAGISLAWTTIIAHNYFHMRDNFRMYYFDLCGMSSKEWRITHAMSHHTYPNTVWDYEIYIVEPLIQWLPDKEKSTIKSFISQILSPAIWTIFFIGQLIKRYYSAYYEFKTFDLRDVVPFVLPVLMSSVAPSILVAVKYWLLILVVSSFVFSMIGFNAAHHHPDIFHDGDIYRDDLDWGLLELDAVRERKVVDDSDFLVLTNFGQHALHHLLPTVDHSYLPLCIDAFQKTCKEFGISTEKYTQWELVKGQFRQLMRKEQKKNHR